One genomic window of Bacillota bacterium includes the following:
- the queF gene encoding NADPH-dependent 7-cyano-7-deazaguanine reductase QueF: protein MSNVIGDKYTSLRFDVEKETAVRADLLEVMDYQYPGQEVDVEYYTEEFTSVCPWTGLPDFGGIYISYVPDKKLIELKSLKYYLLTYRNVGVLQEHVVVQILNDLVAACQPLSMEVEGDFALRGGMGTRVKAAYVRE from the coding sequence ATGAGTAACGTGATAGGCGACAAATACACCAGTCTACGCTTTGACGTAGAAAAAGAAACAGCAGTGCGAGCCGATTTGCTAGAGGTCATGGACTACCAGTATCCCGGCCAAGAGGTTGATGTGGAGTACTATACTGAGGAATTCACATCGGTATGTCCGTGGACTGGTCTGCCTGACTTTGGCGGTATCTACATCAGCTACGTGCCTGACAAGAAGCTCATCGAGTTAAAAAGCCTCAAGTACTACCTGTTAACCTACCGCAACGTCGGTGTCTTACAAGAGCATGTTGTGGTGCAGATCCTAAATGATTTGGTAGCGGCCTGTCAACCGCTCTCGATGGAAGTAGAAGGGGATTTCGCCCTGCGTGGTGGTATGGGCACGCGGGTTAAGGCCGCCTACGTCAGGGAGTAG
- a CDS encoding transposase — MTLFITPTAGREAPDKEYNADKFTYVEGKDCYICPLGQVLKRTGTKESRVYQNKKACEQCPERAKCTTGDFKRLSISHYQRIFTATDKRLAENLELYRRRQMIVEHPLGTIKRSMNGYYFLLRTIKKVRSEVALLFFAYNLKRVQNILGQKELMKRLAALLFRLYSGNAKMVARLHLLASEGY, encoded by the coding sequence ATGACGCTGTTTATCACGCCCACAGCAGGCCGGGAAGCCCCAGATAAGGAATACAACGCCGATAAGTTTACCTACGTCGAGGGCAAGGATTGCTACATTTGCCCGCTTGGCCAAGTACTAAAGCGCACTGGCACAAAGGAGAGCCGAGTATACCAGAACAAAAAGGCTTGCGAACAATGCCCCGAAAGGGCCAAGTGCACTACCGGTGACTTTAAGCGACTTAGCATTAGCCATTACCAGAGGATCTTCACTGCAACTGACAAGCGCTTGGCGGAGAACTTAGAACTCTACAGGCGGCGACAAATGATCGTGGAGCACCCTTTAGGGACCATTAAGCGCTCTATGAATGGCTACTACTTCCTGCTCCGCACCATAAAGAAGGTGCGGAGCGAAGTTGCGTTGCTGTTCTTCGCCTACAACCTAAAACGTGTACAAAATATCCTCGGTCAGAAGGAATTAATGAAGAGACTTGCTGCTCTTCTTTTTCGGCTCTATTCCGGCAATGCAAAAATGGTCGCCAGATTGCACTTGTTGGCCAGTGAGGGATACTAA
- a CDS encoding DUF401 family protein produces MAIAGVAFSFVVIIYLVQRKVHLYLALLVGALLVGLTTGQAPLSLLQVSAEALLMPMAIDLMMALALISMLGSVMQELGLLAKMVELLQVVLQSTKLTIIFVPSIIGSLLVTGGAILSAPTVGELGAQLDLPPERLSAINLLFRHGWYFVYPLMPAFILITSITDVALSTLVLWQLPLTVAVLVAGYFSYLHKVKDRNTTKRLPTRQDFIDLIKYTSPLWASLTLTVAFNLSFPLALLLGLGLALAIGDVTLAMLPRLLYRSLNFPIIASGASIIIFKAVTGQVTALPPLIEQLLQAGLPPQALFIVVPFLVGFLSSSNTSAIALTMPLLLPIMQKTDLVLFGAIAAYSSSLVGYFASPLHLCQVVTLSHFKCKIMPLYREYIWPLIAVVVTMTAISLLLL; encoded by the coding sequence ATGGCCATAGCCGGTGTAGCCTTCTCATTTGTCGTCATCATCTACCTCGTGCAACGCAAGGTGCACTTGTACCTAGCCTTACTTGTCGGCGCACTTCTCGTAGGACTTACCACCGGGCAGGCTCCCCTCTCCTTGCTGCAGGTCTCGGCTGAGGCCTTACTTATGCCTATGGCCATAGATTTAATGATGGCGCTAGCACTAATCAGCATGCTAGGTAGTGTGATGCAGGAACTAGGCCTACTCGCCAAGATGGTGGAACTACTACAGGTTGTTCTGCAGAGCACCAAACTGACTATTATTTTCGTTCCCTCCATAATTGGCTCGCTCCTAGTGACCGGCGGCGCGATCTTGTCAGCCCCCACAGTAGGAGAATTGGGGGCACAGCTCGATCTTCCACCAGAAAGACTTTCTGCCATCAATTTATTGTTTCGCCATGGCTGGTACTTTGTCTATCCCCTTATGCCAGCTTTCATCCTCATCACCAGCATCACGGATGTTGCTCTGTCGACCCTAGTCCTGTGGCAACTACCACTCACAGTCGCCGTTTTAGTCGCAGGTTACTTTAGCTACCTCCACAAAGTAAAGGATCGCAATACAACGAAGCGTTTGCCCACCCGACAGGATTTCATTGATCTTATAAAGTATACCTCCCCCCTCTGGGCGAGCCTTACTTTGACTGTGGCCTTTAATCTCTCCTTTCCGCTGGCTCTCCTGCTGGGCCTAGGGCTAGCCCTCGCTATAGGCGATGTTACCCTCGCGATGCTGCCAAGGCTACTTTACCGCAGCCTAAACTTTCCGATTATCGCCTCGGGCGCCAGTATTATTATTTTTAAGGCGGTTACAGGGCAGGTGACCGCTCTACCACCTCTCATCGAGCAACTCCTCCAAGCCGGGTTGCCGCCACAGGCCCTCTTTATCGTGGTGCCCTTCTTGGTTGGCTTTTTGTCCTCGTCTAATACTTCCGCCATCGCCCTAACGATGCCTCTCTTGCTCCCGATTATGCAGAAGACCGATTTAGTGCTTTTTGGCGCCATTGCCGCCTATTCCTCCTCATTAGTTGGCTACTTTGCTTCTCCGCTACATCTCTGCCAAGTCGTTACGCTATCGCACTTTAAGTGCAAAATAATGCCTCTCTACCGTGAATACATTTGGCCGCTAATTGCCGTAGTTGTCACCATGACGGCAATATCTCTGCTTCTACTGTAG
- a CDS encoding TIGR01906 family membrane protein, which produces MRRKLPFVLGAFLAVAVFLAFLSMAIIEVSFDRQFYAAQYTALGVPEDLRVDLPTLMSYTEVLLDYLRGEVPSPNVVATVRGRNGLLYGEREVKHLRDVRYLFALTFLVRNISIVALLLLLTALLWTRNFNRGVRGYFCGSAVISCLLLILGLLAAVDFTHYFTLFHLLTFDNDLWLLNPATEYLIRMVPEPFFMAAALRIVLLTVGKFALAGVAALVGVSLYAHAVKRNG; this is translated from the coding sequence ATGAGGCGCAAACTGCCTTTTGTACTGGGTGCCTTTCTCGCCGTTGCCGTCTTTTTGGCCTTTTTGTCTATGGCCATAATCGAGGTAAGTTTTGACAGGCAGTTCTACGCCGCACAATACACCGCCCTAGGTGTTCCAGAAGATCTTAGGGTTGATTTGCCGACGCTCATGAGTTACACCGAGGTCTTACTCGACTACTTACGGGGCGAGGTGCCTAGCCCAAACGTAGTGGCAACAGTGCGGGGACGTAATGGGTTGCTTTACGGCGAGCGAGAAGTAAAACATTTGCGAGACGTGCGCTATCTTTTCGCTCTGACTTTTTTAGTGCGCAATATCAGCATCGTCGCCCTGTTGCTCCTGTTAACGGCCTTACTTTGGACGCGCAACTTTAATAGAGGAGTCAGGGGCTACTTCTGTGGGTCAGCCGTAATTTCTTGCCTGCTCCTCATTTTGGGCCTTTTGGCGGCGGTAGATTTCACGCATTACTTCACTCTATTCCACTTACTCACCTTCGACAACGATTTGTGGTTACTCAACCCCGCCACAGAGTACTTGATTCGCATGGTGCCGGAGCCATTCTTTATGGCCGCGGCCCTTAGGATTGTGCTCCTGACGGTAGGTAAATTTGCCTTAGCGGGTGTAGCCGCGTTAGTGGGGGTTTCTCTTTACGCACATGCTGTTAAAAGAAACGGTTGA